In Papaver somniferum cultivar HN1 chromosome 1, ASM357369v1, whole genome shotgun sequence, a genomic segment contains:
- the LOC113279789 gene encoding uncharacterized protein LOC113279789: protein MKEKKRQSKVEIEHKRKREQYGYTHCSGRKPHALVRAELEAVNPDAVITPEDVWVKSHTQEGGSILLDAVPFAEKLKKAQDEIKEKQDAGLSVEEPCAMTKAFGPDSRGRVRSLGPISHTQINLYAPARHKLNELNAKEGGLGGMVEEIGGKVGVLFDGFVKLCHVVDEIKSAIPVSVGSNVPSTSRDVASHRCFCFTSIRFTCCDKFTCWEYCITSCDKFTC, encoded by the exons atgaaagagaagaaaaggCAAAGCAAAGTAGAAATTGAGCATAAGAGGAAAAGAGAACAATATGGCTACACACATTGTAGTGGTCGCAAACCCCATGCTTTGGTGAGAGCTGAACTG GAGGCCGTAAATCCTGATGCAGTGATCACTCCTGAGGATGTGTGGGTTAAATCTCATACACAAGAAGGTGGTTCTATTTTACTTGACGCGGTGCCATTCGCT GAGAAGCTCAAGAAGGCCCAAGATGAGATCAAAGAAAAACAGGATGCGGGTCTTTCAGTAGAAGAACCTTGTGCAATGACTAAAGCTTTTGGGCCAGATTCTAGAGGACGGGTTCGTTCACTTGGTCCTATATCTCATACACAAATCAATCTTTATGCTCCAGCGCGTCACAAGTTAAATGAACTGAACGCGAAGGAGGGTGGTCTTGGTGGGATGGTGGAAGAAATAGGTGGCAAGGTGGGTGTTTTGTTTGATGGATTTGTGAAATTGTGCCACGTAGTGGATGAAATTAAATCTGCAATTCCAGTATCAGTTGGCTCGAACGTTCCCAGCACCTCAAGAGATGTAGCCTCGCATAGGTGTTTTTGCTTCACCTCAATCAGGTTCACATGCTGCGACAAGTTCACCTGTTGGGAATACTGTATCACCAGCTGCGACAAGTTCACCTGTTAG